A genomic region of Plasmodium malariae genome assembly, chromosome: 14 contains the following coding sequences:
- the PmUG01_14058400 gene encoding conserved Plasmodium protein, unknown function — protein sequence MDIFNCQYCSISPFDFILGFIYGEKPPEKDEKKSSNNSSSNNVSQVVSKVGEEIEKRSTNEILLLCRAWENYVHPRAKEYWKDSQQLQNILCKIASGITKNDDPILGDDYACVFWYGDKNKNDNFPIISVKKGNDNVETITYVNRVLIFLYADEASFQELQKKPKKAFTMACGNINCINLTHISLDD from the exons atggatatATTCAACTGTCAGTATTGCTCAATATCCCCTTTCGATTTCATTTTAGGTTTTATATATGGTGAAAAACCACCcgaaaaagatgaaaaaaagagCTCGAAC AATAGCAGCAGTAATAATGTATCCCAAGTAGTATCAAAAGTAGGagaagaaatagaaaaaagatCGACAAATGAAATTCTACTTTTATGCAGAGCTTGGGAAAATTATGTTCATCCAAGGGCCAAAGAATACTGGAAAGACTCACAGCAACTTCAAAACATTCTAT gtAAAATTGCCAGTGgtattacaaaaaatgacGACCCAATTTTAGGAGATGATTACGCATGCGTTTTTTGGTATggagataaaaataaaaatgataactTTCCAATCATATCAGTTAAAAAGGGGAATGACAATGTCGAAACGATTACTTATGTTAACAGGGTccttatatttctttatgcag ATGAAGCTAGTTTTCAGGAGTTACAgaaaaaaccaaaaaaagCTTTTACAATGGCATGTGGGAATATAAACTGCATCAACTTGACACACATTTCTTTAGATGATTAG
- the PmUG01_14058500 gene encoding BRO1 domain-containing protein, putative, with the protein MQVVSDWANLKYLYDKINIGKVIYRNLRELSTNYEYNFDEEIGNFTNLRTRIMVEQYRGMNSNLLRLYKEYLFFFETFKKKKLLKEKKKVLYTNDVFEKNKKVEYAFEQENVLIIYNIGLISTNILKIKKDSEDNIKLLNKMSNEIVDVFNYLFQNMNDEKLEELTDINCISSYIFLCISLAYHENMFYNTAILKKYKRNLLAKLSYNIYTHFNNALTCLDGKIMLDVFKQSSNFYVAKNNLQYIRNTNGNFYNFVQVNQIIFISISNYHMALKYAQLCPHKEEVSVQKYEEDKIAEIICRLKYSLDNINRGVDLCKKYNLNVNIISLREKIIKALEYFEYENQNIYFEIIPSYESLYPIKGTEVIKLKNVDISNLYIKKNISNNLKLLFNDKAKQVYNQYNSEALTLYDFYNKNYLSLNDQYKLINLSCRKNILQTLNNVIINTYNKIKQLYNPTLFDNNLNVLINIDKNLKDILIQTENSLAMEHKNHVEFQKKYVNVGINQESINSYNTFLFHLNNFKKDSEELEKSIQGFTKFLENNYSTLQVCEMDDISNFFRFIVDELNNYTNVNINSLDSEYLFYKNLLSEDREKEKERYSNSASSSVGDIQENPTNTNTPSLNYTDFYNFLKSNNLSFAMQNNINNQTLFHYSTLSKYINVHSEEKLFFVIISIYFSLSIQLAKFEEDLAEIKNSLHDYFLNAITEENDSDKLNEILEKQKGLLNAKKIKLEENVSTFERDLNQFYDYYHEYNKLDNFKAVEDLNKFINELKKNFDKLNEMHKKNSFTLKNSLMLKDDINRYIYMRERERSNIRVQQIPNNYQGNYHNRR; encoded by the exons ATGCAGGTAGTTTCAGACTGGGCCAACTTGAAGTACCTTTATGACAAGATAAATATAGGCAAAGTAATATACAGAAATTTGAGGGAGCTAAGCacaaattatgaatataactTCGACGAGGAGATAGGAAATTTTACAAACCTCAGGACGAGAATAATGGTAGAGCAGTATAGAGGAATGAATAGTAATTTATTAAGGTTATacaaagaatatttatttttttttgaaacgtttaaaaaaaaaaaattgttaaaagagaaaaagaaagtattatatacaaatgatgtatttgaaaagaataaaaaagtagAGTACGCATTTGAGCAAGAAAAtgtgttaataatatataacataggTTTAATAAGTAcgaatatattgaaaataaagaaagacTCGGaggataatataaaattgttaaataaaatgtcTAACGAAATTGTGGATGTATTTAATTATctatttcaaaatatgaaTGACGAGAAGTTGGAAGAACTGACGGATATCAATTGTATAAGtagctatatttttttatgtatttcacTAGCATATCatgaaaatatgttttataatacagctatattgaaaaaatacaaaagaaatttattgGCAAAATTATCctataacatatatacacattttaaCAATGCGCTAACTTGTTTAGATGGAAAGATAATGCTGGATGTGTTTAAACAATCgagtaatttttatgtagCGAAGAATAATTTACAGTATATAAGAAATACTAATGgcaatttttacaattttgtaCAGGTaaatcaaataatttttataagtatAAGTAACTACCATATGGCTTTGAAATATGCTCAATTATGTCCCCATAAAGAAGAAGTAAGTGttcaaaaatatgaagaGGATAAAATAGCTGAAATTATATGCAGATTGAAATATAGTttagataatataaatagagGAGTTGATCTGTGCAAGAAGTATAATCttaatgttaatataatttccttaagagaaaaaattattaaagcGTTAGAATATTTCGAATAtgaaaatcaaaatatatattttgaaatcaTACCATCTTATGAGAGTTTATATCCTATTAAAGGTACGGaagttattaaattaaaaaatgtagacatatcaaatttgtatataaaaaaaaatatttctaacAATTTAAAACTTCTATTTAATGATAAAGCTAAACAGGTGTATAATCAATATAACAGTGAAGCATTAACACTGTACGATTTTTAcaataagaattatttaagcCTAAATGatcaatataaattaataaatttatccTGTAGGAAGAATATACTACAAACACTAAATAATGTTATCATAaacacatataataaaattaaacagCTATACAATCCAACTTTATTTGATAACAATTTAAATGTCCTTATAAATATTgacaaaaatttaaaagatatattaatacaaacAGAAAATAGTTTAGCAATGGAACATAAAAATCATGTcgaatttcaaaaaaaatatgtcaaTGTAGGTATCAACCAAGAATctataaattcatataacacttttttatttcatttaaataattttaaaaaggattCAGAGGAATTAGAAAAAAGTATTCAAGggtttacaaaatttttggaaaataattattcgaCTCTTCAAGTGTGCGAAATGGATGATATATCAAACTTTTTCCGTTTCATAGTTGATGAActtaataattatactaatgtaaatataaactCATTAGATagtgaatatttattttataaaaatttgctCTCTGAAGATAGAgagaaggaaaaagaaaggTATTCTAACTCAGCTAGTAGTAGTGTAGGTGATATTCAAGAAAATCCAACTAATACTAATACTCCTTCTTTGAATTATActgatttttataattttctaaaaagtaataatttatCCTTTGCAATGCAgaacaatattaataatcaGACCTTGTTTCATTACAGCACGTTAAGCAAGTATATTAATGTTCACTCAGAGGAAAAGCTTTTTTTCGTCATcatatctatttatttttctttgagTATACAGCTAGCCAAATTCGAGGAAGACTTAGCCGAGATAAAAAACAGTCTTCACGACTATTTTCTCAACGCTATAACG gaaGAAAATGATAGTGACAAGCTGAATGAGATACTGGAAAAGCAAAAGGGGTTattaaatgcaaaaaaaataaaattagagGAAAACGTTTCAACTTTTGAAAGGGATCTCAATCAATTTTATGACTACTACCACGAGTATAATAAACTTGACAACTTCAAGGCCGTTGAA GACCTTAACAAGTTCATTAATGAgcttaagaaaaattttgaCAAATTAAATGAGATGCATAAGAAGAATTCATTTACTTTGAAAAATTCGCTTATGCTTAAGGATGAC ataaatagatacatatatatgaggGAGCGCGAACGGTCGAATATAAG aGTACAACAAATTCCAAATAATTACCAGGGGAACTATCACAACAGGCGTTAA
- the PABP gene encoding polyadenylate-binding protein, putative: protein MIATGTNIMHPSFSTASLYVGDLNEDVTEAVLYEIFNTVGHVSSIRVCRDSVTRKSLGYAYVNYHNLADAERALDTLNYTNIKGQPARLMWSHRDPSLRKSGAGNIFVKNLDKSIDNKTLFDTFSMFGNILSCKVATDEFGKSKSYGFVHYEDEESAKEAIEKVNGIQLGSKNVYVGPFIKKSERATNDTKFTNLYVKNFPDTVTENHLKQLFSPFGEITSMIVKTDNKNRKFCFVNYADAESAKNAMDVLNGRKITDDGQIDKTYDAKKEESEISNNISSSNNNNSNGNDSSSTTANATSSSGGEGTTNTEAAGTTTANNSNNNLSGQQNANGTNNVTSADGGDVGGAAGISTSTTNENGNNNESGSGSNSGNNTNSNNNNSSNNNSSGNNNTNGNNSNNISNANGKKEGGGGVSASSENADNPNILYVGPHQSRARRHAILKAKFDNLNLENKNKHQGVNLYIKNLDDAIDDQMLKELFEPYGTITSAKVMRDDKEQSKGFGFVCFGSQEEANKAVTEMHLKIINGKPLYVGLAEKREQRLSRLQQRFRMHPIRHHINSPMNSPMQYANPQSPPLQFNQNTLNYGRPVITAFNQNNLISWRHQQAAQQQAVHQQAAQQQAVHQQAAQQQLSFNTNLRGQMNQMRLYAQNNLMNNNLNQNKGNSQLHHNQQYANALAQQNGQQQQNLNVPPGQHSAQQLQQQQGNNQLLNNNMRNMNNRGGGGGGNRNNNMPNMNNMANPKQQMPLNMVGAKHNAAQTTNHINHQPQQQGSSQQQQQQQKSAQQIQQVAQNGNFKFTAQARNRMELPNKNSNKINPMNNMNVNFNNNSTLTAAALASAPPSMQKQVLGENLFPLVANYHPTLAGKITGMMLEMDNSELLILLENEEQLKKKIDEALVVLQKAK, encoded by the coding sequence ATGATTGCTACCGGTACGAATATAATGCACCCAAGTTTTTCCACAGCGTCCCTTTATGTAGGCGATTTAAATGAAGATGTAACTGAAGCTGTATtgtatgaaatatttaacacAGTTGGTCATGTATCATCAATAAGGGTTTGTAGAGATAGTGTAACTAGGAAATCCTTAGGTTATGCTTATGTGAATTATCATAACTTAGCAGATGCAGAAAGAGCATTAGATAcattaaattatacaaacataaaaGGACAACCAGCAAGACTTATGTGGAGTCATAGAGATCCATCTTTAAGAAAAAGTGGTGCaggtaatatttttgtaaagaATTTAGATAAATCAATTGATAATAAAACCTTATTTGATACATTTAGTATGTTtggaaatatattatcatgTAAAGTAGCAACAGATGAATTCGGAAAGAGTAAGAGTTATGGTTTTGTTCATTATGAAGATGAAGAAAGTGCAAAGGAAGCTATTGAAAAAGTGAATGGAATACAATTAGGATcgaaaaatgtatatgtaggtccatttattaaaaaatcagAACGGGCTACAAATGATACgaaatttacaaatttgtATGTTAAGAATTTTCCAGATACAGTAACAGAAAATCATTTAAAGCAATTGTTTAGTCCATTTGGTGAAATAACATCAATGATTGTTAAGACGGATAATAAGAACAggaaattttgttttgttaatTATGCTGATGCAGAGAGTGCAAAAAACGCAATGGATGTTTTGAACGGAAGGAAAATTACGGATGATGGTCAGATTGACAAGACTTATGATGCAAAAAAGGAGGAATCAGAAATTAGCAATAACATCAGTAGcagcaataacaataacagtaaCGGTAATGACAGTAGTAGTACTACTGCAAATGCTACTTCTAGTAGTGGTGGTGAAGGTACCACCAATACAGAGGCGGCAGGTACCACTACTGCAAacaatagcaataataatcTCTCGGGGCAACAGAATGCAAATGGAACGAATAACGTTACTAGTGCTGATGGTGGGGATGTAGGAGGTGCAGCAGGTATCTCAACTAGTACGACTAATGAAAACGGgaataataatgaaagtGGTAGTGGCTCTAATAGTGGGAACAACAccaatagtaataataataatagtagcaataataacagtagtggtaataataatactaatgGGAACAATAGCAATAACATCAGTAATGCTAATGGAAAGAAGGAAGGCGGCGGGGGTGTTTCTGCTTCATCGGAAAATGCAGATAACCcaaatatattgtatgttGGTCCACACCAATCAAGGGCAAGAAGACATGCTATTTTAAAAGCAAAATTTGATAATTtgaatttagaaaataagaataaacaTCAAGgagtaaatttatatataaaaaatttggatGATGCTATTGATGATCAAATGCTAAAGGAATTGTTCGAACCATATGGCACTATTACATCTGCTAAGGTAATGAGGGATGACAAGGAACAAAGTAAAGGATTCGGTTTTGTATGTTTCGGATCACAAGAAGAAGCAAATAAAGCAGTAACAGAAatgcatttaaaaataattaatggTAAACCTTTATATGTTGGTTTAGCTGAAAAAAGAGAACAACGTTTATCACGATTACAACAAAGATTTCGTATGCATCCAATAAGACATCATATAAATAGTCCAATGAATTCACCTATGCAATATGCAAATCCACAATCTCCTCCATTACAGTTTAATCAAAATACTTTAAATTATGGAAGACCAGTTATTACTGCTTTtaatcaaaataatttaatatcatGGAGGCATCAACAAGCTGCTCAACAACAGGCTGTGCATCAACAGGCAGCTCAACAACAAGCCGTTCATCAACAAGCAGCACAACAACAATTGAGTTTTAACACAAATTTAAGAGGGCAAATGAATCAAATGAGATTGTATgcacaaaataatttaatgaataataatttaaatcaGAATAAAGGCAACTCACAATTACATCATAATCAGCAATATGCAAATGCCTTGGCACAACAGAATGgacaacaacaacaaaatttaaatgtacCACCAGGTCAACATAGTGCTCAACAGTTACAACAGCAGCAGGGAAATAATCAGTTATTAAACAATAATATGagaaatatgaataatagaGGAGGCGGAGGAGGAGGTAAtaggaataataatatgcccaatatgaataatatggCTAATCCAAAACAGCAGATGCCTTTAAATATGGTAGGAGCTAAACATAATGCTGCTCAGACGACTAATCATATAAATCATCAACCACAACAACAGGGTTCCTCTCAACAGCAACAGCAGCAACAAAAATCGGCACAGCAAATTCAACAGGTAGCACAGAATGGCAATTTTAAGTTTACTGCACAAGCAAGAAATCGTATGGAATTACCAAATAAAAactcaaataaaataaatcctATGAACAACATGAACGTAAATTTTAACAACAATTCGACGTTAACAGCTGCAGCATTAGCTTCTGCTCCTCCATCCATGCAAAAGCAAGTCCTTggtgaaaatttatttcctttAGTTGCTAACTATCACCCCACGTTGGCTGGTAAAATTACCGGTATGATGTTGGAGATGGACAATTCGGAATTGCTCATATTACTGGAAAACGAAGAACAgcttaagaaaaaaattgacGAAGCGCTTGTCGTTCTGCAGAAGGCAAAGTAG
- the PmUG01_14058700 gene encoding conserved Plasmodium protein, unknown function: MNYSIFEGDDFIITESFSSNDDDDDDENEEKQEKQEKLEKKKRKIINDKNNLTAKINKDIFKAQDNNNNKLQKKFPNNDDVNDATSTREDESYEIKNNGHLHKEVNSNNETEDYFNFENYLHSANDIYEIGGEKEGNNKKVRKKVGKGSNKVWYDSDDDVEDGWVDQVENEMKEIQLEGEEVCEETDEEDEKDEEDEKDEEDRSDNFVEENELEENNLIKNEEKENIFEEYIENVQVEDFEKDENDTSSKLITDDIYVFDDKAVDSHIRYKRRRNKVNEKNIFLKYHLQNFTFSHVDEKKIKQIVSVPKKNLILPVYNYNLYILQYKDKQLNISKKISLNRPIKYAEEYNGNVYMLSRDNFSRNYNLEKGIVYKNRIHDMPRTSKPKEIKFFDNNNSDNNKEDLNTHIFSLSFSGCGKINVYDSRCYETIKTFEMDSKYIGMNFHKRTNSLFAIDNKGYLYNWCLNTNKLVNKLVDNYSIFPSFLNVYNDYLVTCSYNGFLNLFNINNLNEPIKSFKNLTLRIDNAIFNPSHNCLLYYTSLLKNGIKIIDLKTNYIYCNVPWFYSNKKCNVYAANFFNNGNSLCFAVKPTSFYVYDILSSD; the protein is encoded by the exons atgaattactCTATTTTTGAAGGTGATGATTTCATAATAACTGAATCTTTCTCGAGTAacgatgatgatgatgatgatgaaaaTGAGGAAAAGCAAGAAAAGCAAGAAaagctagaaaaaaaaaaaagaaaaataattaatgataaaaacaatttgacagctaaaataaataaggatatttttaaagcgcaggataataataataataagctGCAGAAGAAATTTCCCAATAATGATGACGTGAATGATGCAACATCTACTAGAGAAGACGAATcatatgaaattaaaaataatggtCATTTACATAAAGAAgtaaatagtaataatgaaaCGGAGGATTATTTCAATTTTGAAAACTATTTACACAGCGCCAATGATATATATGAGATAGGGGGGGAAAAAGAAGGGAACAATAAGAAAGTAAGGAAAAAGGTAGGAAAAGGCTCTAATAAAGTATGGTATGATTCAGATGACGATGTAGAAGATGGCTGGGTAGACCAAGTAGAGAACGAAATGAAAGAGATTCAACTTGAAGGTGAAGAAGTATGCGAAGAAACAGACGAAGAAGACGAAAAAGACGAAGAAGACGAAAAAGACGAAGAAGACCGAAGTGACAACTTTGTTGAAGAAAATGAActtgaagaaaataatttaattaagaatgaagagaaagaaaatatttttgaagaatatattgaaaatgtaCAAGTAGAAGATTttgaaaaagatgaaaacGATACATCCTCTAAACTTATAACGGATGATATTTACGTCTTCGATGATAAAGCAGTTGATTCACATATACGTTATAAgagaagaagaaataaagtaaatgaaaagaatatatttctaaaataccatttacaaaattttactttttcccatgtagatgaaaaaaaaataaaacagataGTTTCTGTACCAAAGAAAAACTTGATACTACCtgtgtataattataatttatatatactccaatataaagataaacagttaaatatttcaaaaaaaatatcattaaataGACCAATTAAATATGCTGAAGAATATAATGGAAATGTATACATGTTATCTCGCGATAACTTCTCTCGAAATTACAACTTAGAAAaggg aATTGTGTATAAAAACCGGATCCACGATATGCCAAGGACATCAAAACcaaaggaaataaaattttttgataataacAACAGTGACAATAACAAAGAGGATTTaaacacacatatattttccttatcaTTTAGTGGGTGTGGTAAGATAAATGTGTACGATTCAAGATGTTATGAAACTATTAAAACATTTGAAATGGatagtaaatatataggTATGAATTTCCACAAAAGAACGAATAGTTTATTTGCTATAGATAATAAgggttatttatataattggtgtttaaatacaaataaattagtTAATAAATTGGTTGACAATTATTCCATATTTCcatcttttttaaatgtatataatgattatttagtaacatgttcatataacggctttcttaatttatttaatattaataatttgaatgAACCTATTAAAAGTTTCAAAAATTTGACGCTCCGAATTGATAATGCAATATTTAATCCTTCCCATAactgtttattatattatacaagtcttttaaaaaatggaattaaGATAATAgatttaaaaacaaattatatatattgtaacgTACCTTGGTTTTactcaaataaaaaatgtaatgtaTATGCTGCTAATTTTTTCAACAATGGAAATAGCCTATGTTTTGCTGTTAAGCCAACATCTTTTTATGTGTATGATATTTTGAGCAGCGATTAA
- the ASF1 gene encoding histone chaperone ASF1, putative, producing the protein MSEVNVTKVIVNNPICDILDPFVFTIEFEALNKLEADLEWKIFYISAVNNEGESNQDIELDNIFLGPIERGVMMFDYAVNPPDYKNMDIDSVLGLQAILISANYKEKEFIRIAYYMNSFYKDVELREKPPAVPQYDKICRHIFVENPRIVKFSICWNSGEKDDFKEFDKDNEKIELFNCSKVNEQNESNSNVTNQSTQDNILISNINHNENSNYASSNTNSNDGYGNTISNNGNNNSIQNIFFHNDVINNNFNDNNFLKNNQLPTDLDKCEIFNANINGISRITIDNKNL; encoded by the exons atgtctgAAGTAAATGTAACAAAAGTAATAGTGAATAATCCAATATGTGATATACTAGACCCATTTGTTTTCACTATTGAGTTTGAAGCTTTAAACAAATTAGAAGCCGATCTTGaatggaaaattttttacatttcagCTGTTAATAATGAAGGGGAGAGTAATCAAGATATTGAACTAGATAACATTTTCTTGGGGCCAATCGAAAGAGGAGTAATGATGTTTGATTATGCAGTTAACCCTCCggattataaaaat ATGGATATAGATAGTGTGTTAGGTCTACAAGCAATACTTATTTCGGCTAACTACAAAGAGAAGGAATTCATCAGAATTGCATATTACATGAATTCGTTTTACAAAGATGTGGAATTAAGGGAAAAACCACCAGCTGTGCCACAATACGATAAAATATGTCGACACATATTTGTTGAAAATCCTCGAATTGTAAAATTTAGTATATGTTGGAATTCAGGAGAAAAAGATGATTTCAAAGAATTTGATaaagataatgaaaaaatagaattatttaattgcTCTAAGGtgaatgaacaaaatgaaagtaACTCAAATGTAACCAATCAGTCTACTCAAgacaatatattaatttcgAACATTAACCATAATGAGAACAGCAACTATGCCAGTAGCAATACGAACAGCAATGACGGCTATGGAAATACAATTAGTAACAATGGTAATAACAACAgcattcaaaatatattttttcataacgATGTTataaacaataattttaacgACAACAactttttaaagaataacCAACTACCAACCGATTTAGATAAATGCGAAATTTTTAACGCAAATATAAACGGAATTAGTAGAATTACTATAGATAATAAAAACTTATAG